The Halichoerus grypus chromosome 9, mHalGry1.hap1.1, whole genome shotgun sequence genome has a window encoding:
- the FAM50B gene encoding protein FAM50B, which produces MAQYKGTMREAGRAMHLIKQREKQKEQMEVLKQRIAEETIIKSKVDKKFSAHYDAVEAELKSSTVGLVTLNDMKAKQEALLKERERQLAKREQLEERRLQLEALREKERKQEQKRKICSLSFTPDEGDEGDAGDADADADAAAGERPRSAGLSKRKKNLGKNPDVDTSFLPDREREEEENRLREQLRQEWEARREKVKREEMEVTFSYWDGSGHRRTVRIHKGGTVQQFLRKALQGLRKDFRELRAAGVEQLMYIKEDLILPHYHTFYDFIVTKARGKSGPLFSFDVHDDVRLLSDATMEKDESHAGKVVLRSWYEKNKHIFPASRWEPYDPEKKWDKYTIR; this is translated from the coding sequence ATGGCTCAGTACAAGGGCACGATGCGCGAGGCCGGCAGGGCCATGCACCTGATCAAGCAGCGGGAAAAGCAGAAGGAGCAGATGGAGGTGCTGAAGCAGCGGATCGCCGAGGAGACCATCATCAAGTCGAAGGTGGACAAGAAATTCTCGGCTCATTACGACGCCGTGGAGGCCGAGCTGAAGTCGAGCACGGTGGGCCTGGTGACCCTGAACGACATGAAGGCCAAGCAGGAGGCCCTGCTGAAGGAGCGGGAGAGGCAGCTAGCCAAGAGGGAGCAGCTGGAGGAGCGGCGGCTGCAGCTGGAGGCGCTGCGGGAGAAGGAGCGCAAGCAGGAGCAGAAGCGCAAGATCTGCAGCCTGTCCTTCACGCCCGACGAGGGCGACGAGGGCGACGCGGGCGACGCGGACGCGGATGCGGATGCGGCGGCTGGGGAGCGGCCCAGGTCCGCGGGGCTGAGCAAGAGGAAGAAGAACCTGGGGAAGAATCCAGACGTGGACACGAGCTTCCTGCCCGACCGCGAGCGCGAGGAGGAGGAGAACCGGCTGCGCGAGCAGCTGCGGCAGGAGTGGGAGGCCAGGCGCGAGAAGGTGAAGCGCGAGGAGATGGAGGTCACGTTCAGCTACTGGGACGGCTCGGGGCACCGGCGCACGGTCCGCATCCACAAGGGCGGCACGGTGCAGCAGTTCCTGAGGAAGGCGCTGCAGGGGCTGCGCAAGGACTTCCGCGAGCTGCGGGCGGCCGGCGTGGAGCAGCTCATGTACATCAAGGAGGACCTGATCCTGCCCCACTACCACACCTTCTACGACTTCATCGTCACCAAGGCCCGGGGCAAGAGCGGGCCGCTCTTCAGCTTCGACGTGCACGACGACGTGCGGCTGCTGAGCGATGCCACCATGGAGAAGGACGAGTCGCACGCGGGCAAGGTGGTGCTGCGCAGCTGGTACGAGAAGAACAAGCACATCTTCCCCGCCAGCCGCTGGGAGCCCTACGACCCCGAGAAGAAGTGGGACAAGTACACGATCCGATGA